One Mercurialis annua linkage group LG3, ddMerAnnu1.2, whole genome shotgun sequence DNA window includes the following coding sequences:
- the LOC126671104 gene encoding protein BRASSINAZOLE-RESISTANT 1-like, with protein MVGSSARSESEKEKTKLRERQRRAITTKIFHGLRRLGGYHLSPRADINEVLRELAKESGWVVEPDGTTYRYKVISRCPTCGAMPSNISATTTPTASSTVIAGGGAGAGTGAGGECSTTTSACCIDPTTVMINTNSKGELTANNGTSPTYICSDDSGGCGGEMPLAFYTYGGVVGNVSGTYPPNMTASGVGSGMERMMAATLNHEQQQQYMLEARASNQNTPVGSPLRRTS; from the exons ATGGTGGGTTCATCAGCTAGAAGTGAGAGTGAGAAGGAGAAAACAAAGCTTAGAGAAAGACAGAGAAGAGCCATTACCACCAAGATCTTCCATGGACTTAGGAGACTAGGGGGCTACCATCTTTCTCCTCGAGCCGACATCAATGAAGTCCTTCGTGAGCTCGCTAAGGAGTCCGGCTGGGTTGTTGAACCCGATGGCACCACCTACCGCTATAAG GTTATTAGTCGTTGTCCGACTTGTGGAGCTATGCCGAGTAATATAAGCGCCACTACAACACCCACTGCTAGTAGCACTGTCATTGCTGGTGGCGGAGCAGGAGCGGGAACAGGAGCTGGTGGAGAGTGTTCAACCACTACATCAGCTTGCTGCATTGATCCCACCACCGTGATGATTAACACCAACAGCAAAGGCGAACTTACCGCCAACAACGGCACTTCACCCACTTACATATGTAGTGATGACTCGGGGGGTTGCGGTGGTGAAATGCCTCTTGCATTCTACACATACGGAGGGGTTGTTGGAAATGTCTCCGGTACCTATCCACCCAATATGACAGCCTCAGGAGTTGGAAGTGGAATGGAGCGAATGATGGCCGCCACGCTAAACCATGAACAGCAGCAGCAGTACATGCTAGAGGCAAGGGCATCTAACCAGAACACCCCTGTAGGTTCGCCTCTGCGCCGCACCAGCTAA
- the LOC126671105 gene encoding kxDL motif-containing protein LO9-177 → MEETEEKSIREASKEISQQSKTLINHHHLDSLNQLQHLILGRLQDSNAVLSHFNDYSEQSYAEVATDFARNTRILKSMKSDLDYVFQKLRSMKSKIQATYPDAFADESSQEVLDRRPDLEIPK, encoded by the exons ATGGAGGAAACAGAAGAGAAGAGTATAAGAGAAGCATCAAAAGAGATTTCACAACAATCCAAAACCCTAATCAATCATCACCATTTGGATTCTCTCAACCAATTGCAGCATCTCat ATTGGGAAGGTTGCAAGATAGCAATGCGGTACTGAGTCATTTTAATGACTATTCAGAGCAATCTTATGCAGAAGTTGCCACTGATTTCGCAAGAAATACTCGCATTTTGAAGTCCATGAAGTCTGATCTTGATTACGTTTTTCaaaagcttag GAGCATGAAGTCTAAAATCCAGGCTACATACCCAGATGCATTTGCAGATGAATCCTCACAAGAAGTACTCGACAGAAGGCCTGATCTCGAAATTCCTAAATAG